A region of the Dyadobacter sp. CECT 9275 genome:
GAATATTCACGAAATAGACAAAAGAAAGGAAAGGGACAGGCAAAAGGCGCGGTCGGTAGTTCAATATGCTGCAAATGATAACCGCTGCCGCACTTTGATGCTGCTGGAGTATTTCAATGAGTTTGATGCCAGTGAATGCGGGGTCTGTGACAACTGCCTGAAAAAGAAAAAAGAAAAAATGGCCGTGCAAGATAGCCTCTCCGAAGAAATTCTTTTATTTCTGGCCCGGAACGGACCGCAGGATCCGCGGATACTAAGCCAAATGTTTGAGAGCATTACCGAACGGGTTTTCCTCCTGGCCCTCAGACCGTTAATTGAAAACGAGCGGATTACTTACAATGCAGAAGGAAATTTGACTTTAAACGAACGTTAGCCATTTTGAAAAACAGAATTTATCCTTTTTCCATTCTTTTTTTACTATTCGGCTGGTCGGCCGGGGCACAGCAAATCCCTGGGCTTCAGAGCAGCAATTACGGAGGGCTGTACCGGGCCACCTACAATCCCTCGGTACTGGGAGGTTCCAAATATAAATTTCAGGTCAATATTGGCGCGTTGGGCGGTAGTATCAACTACAGGTACTTCGTATTTCTGGGCAAGAATTCCCTGTTATATCCTCTGCTTGTCCCACACTCAACGAAGGAACTTTATGGACGCTCCAGAACCATGGGGTCACTGATTGAGCAGGATCCGGTATACCTGGTGAGTGAAATCAGGTGGCCGTCGGTTATGTTTTCTCTTGGCAAATACCAGGGACTGGCCATTCAGTTCCGTTCCAGGGGGATCGTGCAGGGGCACAACATTCCCGACCCCGTCCGCAATCTGTACTTCCGGAGGCTGGATACCGGCAGCACACCGGCCATATCCGGCAGCTGGGGAAATTTCAATCTTGTTCAGCAAAGTTTTTCAGAAATGAGTGTATCCTACGGGGTTCAGCTGCTGGACCTCGACAACCATAAATTGCGCGCAGGCGTGACTGCGAGGAGGGTTTTTGGAGCCCGAATATCCTATCTCAACGGTAACGCTGGTGATTTTGCCATCCGGGATAAGGCAGGTGCAGCGGAAACCAGTGAACTGGTCATAAACGATTTTGCTTATGAAAGTGGTTACAGCCAGGTACATCAGTCATTAAGTATTGGTAATTTATTCGATTCCGGACAATATGGTGCCGGCTGGGGGTATGACCTTGGTGCAACGTATGAATTCGGATCTTTCTGGGCCAATGAAAAAGAAAAATTTGATGATAACCCGCAATACATTTTGCGACTCGCGGCCTCTTTAACTGATATTGGTTCTATACATTATAAAACTGATAAAAGCAGGGTCATGACGGGAACATCCCCGGAGACGGTCATCGGCCAGCAGCAACTTGAACAAATCAGCGATAAAGGAGCGGAAGGTTTTATGGAGATTTTACCCGCACAAAATGAAGGTGTTTTCCAAAAGAAAGTCCACCTGCCACAAGCATTTCACCTCGAAGCTGACATTCAGCTCATAAAAGGTTTCTTTTTAAACCTGGCGCAAACCAAAAGACATCTGGCCCGGAAACAGGAATTTTTGGATGTATACCAGCCGGAATCCTTTACACTGACGCCCCGGTTTGAGGATGAAGATTCGGACTTTGCGTTTCCTATCTCATTCATAAAGGGCAACAAACGCCCCGTCATAGGAGCCATGGCGCATTTTGGTCCCGTTTTCTTGGGTTTCAGCAATCTCGGAGGGCTAATCAAGAAATCAGGAGCAAGAGGAAGTATGGTATATATTGGGGTTTCGGCCTGGAAATTGCAGCGCAAAGCCGATAAATAATTCTGTAATGTGTGGTGGCCTGGCTTATCGTTTTTTCCGTCTGAAAAGCCCTCCGATACGTTCCATCATTCTTTTTTCAAAAGCCCAAAAAAAAGAAAATTTACCCCAAACCCACCCCCAGGCCAGTAATATGGCCTGATACAAAGGAAGGATAATGAGGATGTTGACAGACCAGCGTAACCAGGAAGGGGAGGTTTCCGTAAGCCCGGCCAGCTGAAAAATCCCTCTTTTTACATACAGAACCGAAAAGCCGGTACAAGCAAAAACAATCAGAATGACCAACACATCCCAACCATTCCTCACTTGCCACCGCTCTTTGAGTCTTTCAATCATATAGGCCTTATTCGTGCAGAAAACCCATGTTTTCAATTTTGATCTCCTCGTCGTCCAGGGATAAAAATTCTTCCCAGAATGGATTGTCCGGAACCCCCGCCCTGCAGATCATTGGCTCCTTTTTTACAGGATGCTCAAAGAAAAGCCTCCTGGCATGCAGGTTAATGCTCCCATCCGGATTCCCCTTGGGGAAACCATATTTTACATCACCCCTGATCGGGCAGTTCATAGATGCCAGCTGAACGCGTATCTGATGCGGCCTCCCCGTAACCGGGGTAACTTCCAGCAGATGATGCTTGTTTATTTCACCTAACCATCTGTATGACAGCTCCGCCCGTTGAGAGCCCGCCACCTCGTAGTCGTAGGCTTTTGTCACATTGCGGGCTTCGTCTTTGACAAGCCAGTGAACAAGTTTTCCTTTTTTTTCTGCGGGCCTGTTTTTAACCACAGCCCAATAGGTTTTCTGTACATCCCGCTTCCGGAAAATTTCGTTCATGCGTTCCAGTGCTTTCGAGGTACGGGCAAATACGACAAGCCCGCTCACGGGGCGGTCAAGCCGGTGAACGGTACCCAGGAAAACGGCCCCAGGTTTATTATACTCCTCCTTGATATAATCTTTTACCATATCCAACAGACATTTATCGCCTGTTACATCGCCTTGCACCAGTATACCTGGCTCCTTATTGACGATGATCAAATGGTTGTCTTCGTAAACTACTCTGAATGGTCTGCCCATAATCTTGTTTTTTCGCCTTCGGCCTCTTGCCGGCGGAAGGGCTGAGGTGATCAGTAAGATTCCTGTTCGTTGGGAAAGGACTTACCTTTTACGTCTTTTATATAATTGGAAATGGCGTCGTTCATGATACCGTTAAGATCAGCATAACGACGCAAAAATCTAGGCTTGAAAGCCTTGTTGATACCCAGTAAATCGTGGATCACCAGTATCTGCCCGTCGGCGTGCGGGCCCGCCCCGATTCCCACCGTCGGGATACTGATACTCTCTGAAACTTTTTTGGTAAGCGCCGAAGGTATCTTTTCAAGAACAACGGAGAAACAGCCGACCTCTTCCAGCATCTTGGCGTCTTCCATGAGTTTTTGCGCCTCGGCCTCCTGCTTGGCTCTTACTGTGTAGGTACCAAACTTGTAGATCGACTGAGGCGTAAGGCCCAAATGCCCCATTACAGGTACTCCCGCGCTTAATATACGGGTAACCGAATCTTTGATTTCCAGTCCTCCTTCCAGTTTTACCGCATGAGCACCGGATTCCTTCATGATCCGGATCGCCGAGCTGAGCGCTTCTCTTGAATTTCCCTGATAGGAACCAAAAGGCAAATCCACCACTACCAGGGCGCGCTTCACTGCCCTTACCACGGACGTCGCATGATAAATCATCTGGTCAATGGTAATGGGTAAAGTAGTCTCATGACCCGCCATTACATTGGAGGCGGAATCTCCCACCAGAATGAGCTCTACACCGGCAGCATCCACGATACCCGCCATGGAATAATCATATGCAGTAAGACAGGAAATTTTCTCACCTCTGATTTTCATTTCCTGAATGGTGTGTGTGGTAATACGTCTAATATCAGCGCTATGTACAGACATGGTGGTTGGCAATTAGCTATTCTAAAATTATTAAAACTGCGGCATCAAACGGAAATATGCTATTAAATACCGGATCGGCCCGTTACATCACCTTCGGATCAGCCAGCTTTCCGGGTTAAGGCGTGAGGTGTTTTTCCATATCTGGAATTGTAATTCCGAAGTACCGTCGGTATCCGTTGCTACACGACCGATGGTTTCCCTTGCTTTCACTTTTTGCCCGGGTTTAACGGTAACTCCGTTCATTTTGGCATATACCGTCATGTAATTTCCGTGCTGTATCGCAATTACATCGCCCATTCCTGGCATTTCGGTAACATCCAGCACCACACCGTCGTACACGGACCTTACTGTTTCCCCGGCGGTGGTCTGGATATCCACGCCCAGGTTATCAATCATCACCCCCTTTAATACCGGGTGAGGTCGCTGCCCGAAATGGCCCGACACGAAACCTCTCACCGGCCAGGGCAAATGCGCCTGTGAAGCAGTAAACGAAGAAGCAAGGGTATTTTCTTCCTCATTCATTCCGCTGAAATCCACTACTGGTTCCTCCTCCTTCGGTGTTTCCTCTATTTTCGCTTCTCCCTTTTTCTCTCTTTCTGCATTTTCCCGTGCAATCCTTTCCCTTTCAGCACGCCTTTTGGCTTCTCTTTCCTCTCTTTCTTTCCTTTCCCTTTCCAGACGTTCGCGTCGTTCCCTTTCCGCAATACGTCTGATATTGGCCTCCAGCAAGTCGGTCGCTCTTTTGTTTTCAGCAATCTGTTTGCGAAGTTCGCTTTCCTTCTGGGACAATTCCTGGATAACCGTATTTTGCTTGACCTTCAGGTCTTCCAATTTAGTGTTTTCAGTCACCCTGGTTTCCAGTACGTTCTGCTGCTGTTTTTTCTTGGACGTGATCCGCTGCCGTTCCGCGCGCAGCTGTGCTTCCAGGATTTCCATTTCCTTCACCTGGCCCTGCCGGGCTTCGGTATATTGTTTAAGGTACTTATAGCGTAGCACGAACTGGTTAAAAGTGCCGGACGAAAAAAGGAATACCAATTGATTGAGATAGGTATTTCTTTTAGCAGCTTCATAAATCATGTGCCCATATTCCACTTTCAGCTTGCTGAGACTTTGGGCCAGTTCCTTTTGTTTCTTTTCTAAAACCGTTAATTCCTTATCCAGCAGGGAGAGGTCGTCAGAAAGCAGGTCTATCTGGCGTTTCTGGTTATTGATTTGCTGATTAAGCGCTTTTAATTGCCCGAGGTTAACATTCTTTTGAGTTGAAGTCTGTTTCAGAATGTTCTGAATTTCCCTCATTTTACTCTGGTTCTCGCTCTTTTCGCGTTCCAGCTGTTCACGGCTTTTCTGTGCCGATGCGTTCAATGCCGCACAACAGATAACTGTGATGATCAGGATGAAACTTCTGAAATACGATTTATAAAGGGGCATATTTATAATTCTTGCGACCAAAATACCTTAAATGGCTGGCAAAGTTACGCAGACTTAGCCTTTTTGCCCCTATTATCCGGCAGACAATCTGTATTTTACCTTTTCCGGGTATAACTTGAGGGTATAGTGAATGGAAATCCCGGGCTCTCTTTAGTTATTTCCACCTTATTATGTTTAATATTCACATTGGTCTGATAGAATTGCTGGTCCTTTTGAGATTTTACGTCCAGTTTCAAACTACTTACAAAAGGGAATATAAGATTATTTACCGATTTAAAATCCTCATAATCAAGCGAGAATGTATTATTTGTAGGAATTTCAACTGATCTGAGGCGTGTCAGTTTCAGGTTGTTTTCCGAGATGTAATTATCCGTTGTTATCCTTTCGCCCTGCTGTTTCAGCACAAAGAATTCGTTCTCTTTGGTCACCATATTTCCGGCTTCCTGCGGAAACGGAAGATTCCCGATAATAACCGACTGAAGCAAATCGAAATTCAGTTCGAAATTGTAACGCTTGCTCAGTTCACGATAGTCAAAAACAAAAAACTCTTTGTGAAATTTATCTACAAACGAAATGGAGTCACGCGTAATCAGCCCTCTGGCCACCTCAAATCCTACGCCGGTAACGGATATCCAGATCAGGCTGTCCTTCCGTATACGCATATTGACATTTACGTTATCCAGGTCCTGATTTTTAGTTTTCAACGAAAACCTGGATTTGGTGGTCAGGTAGTCAAAATCTACCTCAGCTATGTTCAAAGGGGTGTTTATGATCTCTGCTGAGTCAGGTGTAGCCGCAAGCGTATCTGTCTTCTCAGGAATATGCACTGCCGAAACCGAAACTGTATCCGTGCCCGTATCTGTGGTTTTCTTGGAAATACGCTGTTTGTGACAGGACGAAAGCCCCAATAACCCCATGGCCAGAAGCCATATCCATTGTTTATTGTTCATGTAATGTTCCGGTTGCGATTTTTTTGTCTAAAAGTTCGGTTGTTTCTCCCATCTTTCGGGCCCTTTTCCACTGGGCCATTGCATTTTCACGTTCACCTAACTTAAACAAAACATCACCATAGTGTTCAACAATCGTGCCACTGACGGCCGTGCTGTCTTTCATTGCCATTTCCAGATATTCTTTCGCTTTTTGATAGTCTTTACGGATGTATAAAACCCAGGCATAGGTATCCAGATATGTGGGATTATCTTTATGCTGACTGACCAGTTTTTGGGACATCGAAAGCGCCAGATCGAGTTTTTCCTTTCGGAGGGAAAGAAAATAACTGTAATTGTTGAGTACGTGATCGTTATCAGGATTGGCTTTCAGAGAAAGATCATAGGAAGCGTCGGACCGGGCGTGATCACCCAGGCCGTTGTATGCGTCACCGAGCTGCCCGTAAATAAAGGGTACCATTTCAGTTTTGTCACCAATCAGCTTCAGGCTTTCTTCCAGTGCCGAAATGGACTGCTGAAAGTGTTTTTTCATCAGATGTGCCGTTCCGTTTGAATACCACAGCAGTGCCTGATTGGGGAAAACCTCGAGGGCCTTTTCCGAATGCTCGATCAGGCTGTCGACCTGGTTCAGTTCACCGTCCAGCTGAAGAATAGCTTCCCAAACGGCAAAAACGGAGCCATCAAGCCGGGTAGCACGCACATAGCTATCCCTGGCTTCAGCTTTGTTTCCGGTGCGCATCAGCATATCTGCATAAATGACGTACACCTTCGATTCATTGGGGTGTGTTTCCATCAGCTGCCTGGCAAGGAGCAAGGCATCATTATTGTCCGCGGCGGTTTTCAGCATGGAGAGATATCCCGACAGCACCCTGATCTTCGGATCAGCATCCAGATTGGGATTGGCAAAAACGAGCTTGAGCTCTCTGTTACATTTTTCAATATCACCGTTTTTCCTGTAAATGTCCGCAAGCAAAACATGCGCCTGAGCCTCATCCGGATTAATTTTGAGGGCATCTTCCAAAGGAATCACTGCTTCGGCTGTACGGTCGTTTGCAATCAGCAGTTCGGCAAGTTCCAGCTGGTAGCTCACTTCACCTGGTTCTGAGGCAATTAACTTTTTTGCTTCCTGAAGCGCCTTATCCAGTTTGTTCTGCCTTAGATATAGCTGCTGCTTCTGGCGGGTGATTTCTTCTGTAATACCAATGGATTTTTCCAGCAGATCGTAGGTATTGATGGCCTTTTCAAACTGTTCATTAAAAACATAAACCGCGGCAAGTTCAATACCATACTGGATATTATCAGGACTTTTCTTCAATAGTGATTCATATATCTCGGCTGCCTCCTCATATTTTCTCTTTTTGGCATAGAGTTCTGCAAGCTGCTGAGCATAAAACACATTGTTTTTATCAATGTCATAAGCCTTTTTCGAAGCAGCCAGTGCTGGCTCGGGCTGGTCCAGCTTAATAAGCGCCATAGCCATCAGGTAGTGCCCTGCTGCATCAGAGGGGCTGTCTTTCGCCAGTTTTTCAAAAATGGGCAATGCACGTGCAGGCTCATCCTTCATCATAAACTTCATCCCTTCCGCCGTGAGTGACTCCTCCTCTAAACGGAAACTGGTTGACGGTGCCTTCCCTGCGCTTTGCTCTTTATTTTTATTTCGACGTTGAGCATTCGTAACCTGCGCCGCGCCGGAAATTATGAGAATGGATAAAAGCAGGGTTATTTTCAGAAATTCCGTGCGCATATTATATCAGATTGCCAAGCCAGCCGAATCAATGTAAAGATCAAAGTTATCAAAATTTTCAACGTTGTTGTCAGGCAGAACGTTTGAACAGGCATGATTAGTAACGAGAAAACCGACTTTATCTTGTTCGAATACCTCAATGAACCGAATAAACAGCAATTCCCGTACCTGACGCACCTTGCGCACTAAACACCTCTGCACGGATATTGATGCTGGTCTGCGCGCTGGTATTAAAATACCTGATCCTGGCCCTGCCATCCTTGCCCGTCCGCAGCATGGGAGCCCAGTACACCGTAGAGCGAAAGTCAGGACGGTTATTCAGCTGCATGTTAACTCCATATCTGGGAGCATAAAATTCCCTGGGGGCATCCAGGCCCGGTATTTTGGTGACCAGTACGCCGGGGACAACATCCTGTGAATAATCATAATTCTCATTTCCGCGTTTGGTCAAAACGGAAATAACACCACTTCCTCCCTGGCTCCCGTAAATGGCCGCCGAGGCCCCCTTCAGCACATCTATGGATTCTACATCGTTAACGTTCAGATTCAAAACCGTAGACTTGTCAACCGGTATTCCGTCCAATACAAACTGCGGCTCCCTCTGGCTGCCCCTGATACTTACCGTTGCATTCATACCATAACCGGACACCTGAACACCCGCCACCCGGCCAGCCAGAAGATCCAGCACACTCATGGCTCCTCCTGCAAGCTGAGGTGTTACCTTGACGGATGCATCTGCACGGTTATAAAGTTTACGGCTGTCGCGTTCAACTTCTTTTTTACCCTTGATCGTCACCTCATTCAGCAGCCGTTCGCGGTTCTCCCGTATTTTTCTTTCAATTTCCTGGTACTCACTGGCCTTTGTCAGAAATTCTTTCATCTGTGCTGCTTCCACCGTTACAGGGTAAAACGGTACTTTCAGCAATGTTACCCTTGGCGCGGTAAAAGGAAAAAGATTAAACGACAAATTTTGGCGCCCCCTCTTACTCGTTCCCTGGATACGTACCTGAAGGGAATCGGTGAAGACCAGATTGTAAACCGCAAATTTGCCAGTCTTATCACTTCCCGTGGTCATGAAAGTGTTAAGGCTGTCGTTGGTCAGATAAAATGACAGAGGTATTTCTTCATTTACTTTCCTGTTATTTTTCAGTACTTCACCCTGCAGGGTAAGGCCACGCTCTACAAACCGCTCAGTAGTTGTCAGGGAATCTTTTAGAACGTCTGTCCATTTAAACCGGCTCCATCCGTTAACCATCATTACGTAATCCAGGTAAATCCTCCTTTCCGTATGGCTGGTATCAAAGTAATAAGCAGGTTGTTCAACGGACCCTTTCAGGTCAGAAGAAAGCAGCAGATAAGAGGTTATTGTCTCCCCGTATGGAGGTATCAATATCTGGGCTGCGTCGGTTACCGATACTGACACACTGGCTTCAACCGGCCTGCCCTCACTATCCGTTACCGCAATTTCCACAGCTGTTTCGCTTTTGGGTATGTATGAGGCCCTTTCCGGCGTTATTTTTACGCGAAGGCTTTTGTTGTGGTCTATGAAAACGAGTCTTTCGCAGAGCGGCAATTTATGCTCATCAAAAAGCGTAATGTGCGTGATACCCTCCGGTAGGTCCAGCGTGGGTAAATTCATGATCAGCCCTTTTGAACTGACTTTCCCCTTTGCCGAAAAAACAACGACTCCACGGGAATGACCAACCAGAAACACCTGTTTATCAACCGGTTGCTGTGCCTTGTGATACACCAGAATCCGCATTTTCCCTGTAAAAGTAGTGTTATCAACAATCATTGTGTATCCCGTTTTTTCTACCTCGGGAAAGCTGTAACGCTGATAATCACCGGTGCCCGTCTTTGCGACAACGGTATACCTCACAGAGGCGTCGGGTGTAAAGGAAAACTGTCCCATACCCAAATGGCTGCTTTTAAAGGCCGAAACCGTATCCTTGTTAGCAAGGATAAATCCACTGATGCCTGCGCCCAGGCCATTGGGGCTCGTAGCTTTGAAGGCGACCCTCGTACCTGTTCCATCCACCAGGCGCCCTCCTTCCGGAAAAAACTGAAGATCAACCGGTTGAGCCGCTGCCACGGCGGGTTGCTCCTGGTTATTAAAAAGATAGATATCTTTCTGAAAAAAGAAATCTTCCGAAAAATTCCGCATCCAGTTGGTATAGGCACGCACCGTGTAGGCCCCTGCATTCAGCTTGTCGTTCAGGACAAAGTCGCCGTGGCCGGTTCCTCCAAGAAGCGGTACGCGCCTAAGGCCTACGTTTTTTCCCGTCTGTTGTTCGATCAGATCCACGTACAGCACCTGGCTGGCACTGTCTGCCAGGTGCACGGCTCCCTCTGCCAGATACGCCTTAAACCACAGGGTATCTCCCGAAGCATAGTACGGCTTGTCCAGATGCAGGTATGCCTTTTCCTGGGGATAGGCCATGCGGTACCGAAACAATTTGTCGCTTATCCATTGGCTGAAGTCCTCCTCTGCCATGGTAAAAGCAAGCATGACCATCCCTGTGAAAATGACCAGCAAACGACGCGTCTTTGAAAATAACATAAGTCCTATCCTGAATAACTCTTGTGCAATTTATACTTTTTGACGAAAGATCAAAATTCGGTTACTTGACCAGGATCCACTTAAAGACTGGTAGCAGATTCTCAAACTTGGCAGGGTAGGGCGGTAGTTTTCCAAAATAGCGAAACTTCCTATTTGTCCCTTATATTCGTAACGTTTTCAACATCTGAAAGACGAACACGGTTTTATGTTTCGAATCAGAAATACTTGGATCTTTCATCTTGCGGGCTGGTTGCTGTTTATGAGCCTCCCGCTGACTGTAATGTCCCGTGAGCCCGACGCCCTGGTAAATTTCAGGATACTGACCTCTCCGTGGTTCTGGTTATTTGTTGCCGTTTATGCAGTAATTTTTTACGGAAATACCTTTCTGCTGCTTCCCTATTGTTTTCGGAAACGCCGGTACGAAGTGTATTGCCTGGCTTTTGTTACGCTGTTTGGTCTGATGTTTTACCTGCAACCCTTTGAAAAACTGATATTTGACAAGTTTCATCCGCGCAACGCTATGGAGGAGCAGACAGATAGCCACATACCTCCGCCTCCTACCGGGAACGCGGAATTTTCAGGGAGATTTCCGGAACGCCCGATGCCTCATCCGCACGAGTCCCGGCCCGGTGTGGATTTTGTGAGCCTGGTTCTGTTTCTGATCGTTTGGGTAGCGGCACTTACCATAAAGATATCAGAGCGATGGGCCTTATCCGAAAAGCAGGTGATCTTGTCTGAAGCGGAGAAAGCACAGGCAGAGCTGTCGTTTTTTAAGGCGCAGATCAACCCTCATTTTCTTTTTAATACCCTCAACAATATCTATTCCATGGCCGTAAGCAAGGATGAACTTACAGCACCGAGCATCCTGAAGCTATCACAGCTGATGCGGTATATTACCGAAGAGGCCACGGAAAATTTTGTTGCGCTGGAAGATGAAATAGCCTCTCTGCAAAATTATATTGACCTTCAAAAACTCCGTTTGAATGCCCGGACAAAAGTTGAATTCATAATGACGGGAAGTATGGCCGGCAAAAAAATCGCTCCTTTGATCTTTATGACCTTTGTTGAAAATGCATTCAAATACGGGGTCAGCGGAAACCGGGAAACGGTCATCAAAGTACGGATTGAGAACAAAACCGGGGAGATTTACTTTTTTTGCCAGAATACAGTTTTTAACCGGCAGATGGACCCGGAACGCGCGGGCATCGGCATTGCCAATACCCGCAAACGGCTGGACTATCATTATCCGGGGAAATATTCACTGCTCCTAGACGAAAACGACAATTTGTTCACCGTTCAACTACACCTGATTATATGAATTGTGTCGCCATAGATGATGAGCCACTCGCGCTGGATGTGATCCGGAAATATGTTTCGGAAGTGGAGGGTGTAACGCTCACTGCTACTTTCGACGATGCCATCAGCGGAGCCACATACCTGAAAACAGAGAAAACAGACCTCCTCTTTGTCGATATCAATATGCCGGATATTTCCGGGCTGCAACTTGTGGCAGCCCTTGAAAATAAGCCCATGGTCATTTTTACAACGGCACATAAAAAATACGCTTTTGACGGCTTTGAGCTGGAAGCTGTGGATTATTTATTGAAACCCATTGCTTTTGAACGATTTAAAAAGGCAGTTCAAAAGGCAGAAGCCCTTTATGATCTCAGAAATGAACCGGTTAAAACTGCGGAACCTATCATAGTCCGGTCGGAGTATAAAATGGTCAAGATTAATCCTGAGGATATTGAGTACATAGAAGGCATGGAAGATTATATTAAAATCCATCTTCGGAATACCCATCAGCCCATACTCACCCTGATGTCCCTCAAAGGTTTTCTGGAAAAATTACCAGATGGAGATTTCAGCCGGATACACCGGAGTTACATCGTTCCTAACGCGGGGGTCAGGTCTATATCCAATAAGAAAGTTTTCCTCCAAAACGGGAAAGAGCTGACTATCAGCGACAGCTACCTCGACTTTATCGAAAAGTGGAAAGCTAAATAGAATTCACCCGCCGTTCACCGACACAAACTTCCGGTTCACCGATACATTGGACATGCTCTGCAACAAACCGGCGATTCATTTCGATAGTGTATGTACAAATGCACAATTGAACTGTATATCACATGGAACGCAAAGAATTTTTAAAGAGAGGTTTTTCAGCATTGGGCATCGCAGCGATGGTACCAATCATCGGTTGCTCCAAGGATACTGTGGAGCCGGTAGATACCACAGACACTACCTCCGGCACAACCGGAACAACAACGGGCACAACGACTGGAACCTGCACATCTACGGTTTCGGAAACCGAGGGACCCTTCCCGACCAAATCCCCCGCAAGTTATGTGCTAAACGACATTACGTCGGACCGGCAGGGCAATAAACTCGTGGTCAAGAT
Encoded here:
- a CDS encoding TonB-dependent receptor, yielding MLFSKTRRLLVIFTGMVMLAFTMAEEDFSQWISDKLFRYRMAYPQEKAYLHLDKPYYASGDTLWFKAYLAEGAVHLADSASQVLYVDLIEQQTGKNVGLRRVPLLGGTGHGDFVLNDKLNAGAYTVRAYTNWMRNFSEDFFFQKDIYLFNNQEQPAVAAAQPVDLQFFPEGGRLVDGTGTRVAFKATSPNGLGAGISGFILANKDTVSAFKSSHLGMGQFSFTPDASVRYTVVAKTGTGDYQRYSFPEVEKTGYTMIVDNTTFTGKMRILVYHKAQQPVDKQVFLVGHSRGVVVFSAKGKVSSKGLIMNLPTLDLPEGITHITLFDEHKLPLCERLVFIDHNKSLRVKITPERASYIPKSETAVEIAVTDSEGRPVEASVSVSVTDAAQILIPPYGETITSYLLLSSDLKGSVEQPAYYFDTSHTERRIYLDYVMMVNGWSRFKWTDVLKDSLTTTERFVERGLTLQGEVLKNNRKVNEEIPLSFYLTNDSLNTFMTTGSDKTGKFAVYNLVFTDSLQVRIQGTSKRGRQNLSFNLFPFTAPRVTLLKVPFYPVTVEAAQMKEFLTKASEYQEIERKIRENRERLLNEVTIKGKKEVERDSRKLYNRADASVKVTPQLAGGAMSVLDLLAGRVAGVQVSGYGMNATVSIRGSQREPQFVLDGIPVDKSTVLNLNVNDVESIDVLKGASAAIYGSQGGSGVISVLTKRGNENYDYSQDVVPGVLVTKIPGLDAPREFYAPRYGVNMQLNNRPDFRSTVYWAPMLRTGKDGRARIRYFNTSAQTSINIRAEVFSAQGASGTGIAVYSVH
- a CDS encoding sensor histidine kinase, giving the protein MFRIRNTWIFHLAGWLLFMSLPLTVMSREPDALVNFRILTSPWFWLFVAVYAVIFYGNTFLLLPYCFRKRRYEVYCLAFVTLFGLMFYLQPFEKLIFDKFHPRNAMEEQTDSHIPPPPTGNAEFSGRFPERPMPHPHESRPGVDFVSLVLFLIVWVAALTIKISERWALSEKQVILSEAEKAQAELSFFKAQINPHFLFNTLNNIYSMAVSKDELTAPSILKLSQLMRYITEEATENFVALEDEIASLQNYIDLQKLRLNARTKVEFIMTGSMAGKKIAPLIFMTFVENAFKYGVSGNRETVIKVRIENKTGEIYFFCQNTVFNRQMDPERAGIGIANTRKRLDYHYPGKYSLLLDENDNLFTVQLHLII
- a CDS encoding LytR/AlgR family response regulator transcription factor, translated to MNCVAIDDEPLALDVIRKYVSEVEGVTLTATFDDAISGATYLKTEKTDLLFVDINMPDISGLQLVAALENKPMVIFTTAHKKYAFDGFELEAVDYLLKPIAFERFKKAVQKAEALYDLRNEPVKTAEPIIVRSEYKMVKINPEDIEYIEGMEDYIKIHLRNTHQPILTLMSLKGFLEKLPDGDFSRIHRSYIVPNAGVRSISNKKVFLQNGKELTISDSYLDFIEKWKAK